The genomic stretch ATCACCACGTTCTTCGGCAGGCCGGCGGTGCCCGACGACACCACGTTCGGGATGTAGTCGATCGGGTAGCAGGACCGGGTGTTCTCGGTCAGCGTGCCGTCGTCGAGATCCAGGCGCCCATCTTCATCCGCCACCACGTTCTCGAGCACGGCGCCGAAGCGGTGGGAGGCGTCCCAGATCTGCGGCTCGGCCTCGCGCGACAGGCGGATGACCTTGGCGTAGCAGCCGCCTTCGAAGTTGAAGACGCCGGCGTCGGACCAGCCGTGTTCGTCATCGCCGATCAGCGCGCGCTCAGGGTCGGACGAAAGCGTGGTCTTACCAGTGCCCGACAGGCCGAAGAACAGCGCGACATCGCCCTTGGCACCGACATTCGCCGAGCAATGCATCGGCAGCACGCCGCGTTCGGGCAGCAGCCAGTTCATCACGGTGAAGATGCTTTTCTTGATCTCGCCGGCATACGACGTGCCTGCGATCAGGATCGTGCGCGTGGCCAGCGACAGCGCAATCACCGTCGTGCTCCGGCAGCCATCGGTGGCGGGGTCGGCCTCGAAGTCCGGGGCGTGAATGATGGTCCAGTCGGGCGCGAAGCCGGCCAGCGCATCCTTCGCCGGGCGGATGAAAATGTTGCGCGCGAACAGCGCGTGCCAGGCGCTGGGCGTCACCAGCCGCACGCGAATGCGGTGCGCCGGGTCGGCGCCGGCATGCAGGTCCTGGGTGAAAAGCTCGGGCTTCTGCGACAGATAGGCGCGCACCTTGGCCGCCAGGGCCGTGAACTTCTCGGCCGGCAAGGGCTGATTGATCTTGCCCCACCACACCGCATCGCGTGTCTCGGGCTCGTCCACCACGAACTTGTCCTGGACCGACCGGCCGGTATGCGCGCCGGTCAC from Roseomonas fluvialis encodes the following:
- a CDS encoding phosphoenolpyruvate carboxykinase yields the protein MSSPESALAGTGVLARGDVHANLAAPALVQQALRRGEGRLSADGAFIAVTGAHTGRSVQDKFVVDEPETRDAVWWGKINQPLPAEKFTALAAKVRAYLSQKPELFTQDLHAGADPAHRIRVRLVTPSAWHALFARNIFIRPAKDALAGFAPDWTIIHAPDFEADPATDGCRSTTVIALSLATRTILIAGTSYAGEIKKSIFTVMNWLLPERGVLPMHCSANVGAKGDVALFFGLSGTGKTTLSSDPERALIGDDEHGWSDAGVFNFEGGCYAKVIRLSREAEPQIWDASHRFGAVLENVVADEDGRLDLDDGTLTENTRSCYPIDYIPNVVSSGTAGLPKNVVMLTADAFGVLPPISKLSAAQAMYHFLSGYTARVAGTEKGMGKEPQATFSTCFGAPFLPRHPEVYGRMLSDLISKHGADCWLVNTGWTGGAYGTGKRMSIQVTRALLRAALDGSLAQAEFTPDPFFGLMMPKAVPGIPSNVLNPREGWADKAAYDRTAQNLVGLFEKNFQGFSGGVSEDVLAAAIRAAA